The genomic DNA taattaattttatcgcatCTGCTTTACCCACTGTATTTTGCGacttttaagtaaattttctataataaaaatcttgccaaaaattaaaaaattttaattaattgataaatttaaacttgaatttgatttcaatatttgagttggatatcaaaattaattaaagctgCCACATTaacctctctctttttatttttttaaacattgttaatcatcatttttatgattattgtttttatgatCGTATTAACATTAATCACAACATCATATTGTAAATAaccgatatatacatatgtaacgaTGACGTTTGTTTCAGGAGATGATTCTATGCATCTCATACTTCTttctaacatatatttttagatgatcaCATTTCGGTCCGTTaagatgttttattaaaaattgaatgagaGGTTGAAAGTTTTATCTCCTTATAATGATAcagaaactttaaaaatataaataagttttttaatggaaaatgtccaccaaattttatttgtaaattgtgcaaaatttgaaaaaaaaatgattttcatcTCCCTCTCTGGAGAAATGTAATTTCTCagaaaagaatatagaaagtatatgtttatatgaaagatctcccttaattttcgcaaaaaatcatttcttaaaattttttgctttaatagcctaaaaaacattctatatataatatgtttactcttaatttttattatcatattaaaaataaacaaaattttatagttaaaaaagaaatcagaaCAGAagagtgattaaaaaaaacagcaaaatttgggagaaaaaatattatgcataaataatacattatagaaCATAAAAAGGACAATTTGTAtaactatttcttttatatgttcTTAGTGTTGGGGATATGCTGGATGTTTATTATCACTTTACTGCCTATTTGGCCACAAATTTTTGGCAGTGTCTTCTACATAAACGAGTCTCAACTACAGAGTCAGACAATACAAATCATGACTGAATACTTTAtcgatcaagaaaaatatttctacttaATTTTGCTGCATACAAATGCAGCGTTTTGCATTGGGGTGACTACGTGGCTAGGAATGGGAACGATGATCATAGGATGGTTTATACACATCTGTGGAATGCTTACAATTACAAggtaattaatgaatttagaaataagCACAATGattgcaaacaaaattttaacttacttatttgtttaaatttaaaaaatccaattttaagagaattgcatatttacaacaaatatattaatcatagtTACCGTGTGGAGCAAATAATGACGACCAAaatgtctaaaaatattaacttgaagaatcaaattatgatttataacaaaaagatattttacgcCGTCGAAATACATTACAAGATTATGAAGTTGGTATACATgagataacaattatattttaatcattgtaTTTACATCCTATTTTTCTTGAAGGATTTGCGAACATACatgttctaattttaaatattctatccttttattattaatatgtacggTGAGTTCTTTGAGCCTGAATCTTTTTGGAGTAAGTTTTTTCTTTGAGTTTTTATGACTTATTCTTGAACAACAAGCATATATACAACTACCACTTTGTAATAACCAAAATTTAAAgagtttgaatttaataagttattaaaattcgtacaaaaataaataaaaataattgataataccaaacaaatatcaaatagtgctaattataaaattaaaaagaaatatcttaaCATGTGAATTGTATCTtcgtatttcttattattctttaatattattttatccttatgtaaattaattgtacattaaaaaaattataaaactactATAATGATGTTTTAGATTTTCCGAAATGCATCGCTTGGAGATAATGAAGCAATTTTATTCCACTTGTTATGTTCATTtgctctctttttatatttgtttgtagCTAACTATATAGggcaagaaataataaatcacaaCAATCACGTATACTTCACAGCgtaagatatagatatattgttCACgcaattatatgtgtatacaaacATAcccatacattttatatatatatttttcattattgattATTCACTGTTCATCACTCATTTATCTAACGATTATTTCATAGATACAATAGTCAGTGGTATAATGCATCATTACACGCACAGAAGATGATACTCTTTATACTGCTACGAAGCAGCAAAGCTTGTAATCTCAATGTCGGAATATTTGTGGCATCTTTGGAATGTTTTGCCTcggtaaaaattatagaactaATTTGGAGTGAGAAAAtgctttacattaataatgtaatagaaGATCTATCTTATTGCAGCTAATAAAAACATCAGTGTCTTACTTCACCGTTATGTATTCTTTAGAGGAGTAATGTACAGATACATTATCTATGCATACAAATCGGTTATGATTTGCTTTTCacgaaaaaggaaaatatataatatcgacaaATGTGGAGAAACGAATCAATACATTACCAtaatgatattgattttatttttattttttgttgcattatttatgaaataatataagttcAAGAATTTTCACACAAACTTTTCGAACAAacttccaaaaataaatatttatttcatttttatgttaattat from Cataglyphis hispanica isolate Lineage 1 unplaced genomic scaffold, ULB_Chis1_1.0 scaffold73_size5926, whole genome shotgun sequence includes the following:
- the LOC126858696 gene encoding uncharacterized protein LOC126858696; protein product: MICVETQHFNLTRIILLAIGLWPNEKSKFRKFQAILCFGVLISFVIFQLTALTIAKCTADYIKIFSSATFFSIAIFSYNMFWINGHHLKNIMKQLQYFCNELKDENEVAIFKKYGHYFRQCTIIFILLGICWMFIITLLPIWPQIFGSVFYINESQLQSQTIQIMTEYFIDQEKYFYLILLHTNAAFCIGVTTWLGMGTMIIGWFIHICGMLTITSYRVEQIMTTKMSKNINLKNQIMIYNKKIFYAVEIHYKIMKICEHTCSNFKYSILLLLICTVSSLSLNLFGIFRNASLGDNEAILFHLLCSFALFLYLFVANYIGQEIINHNNHVYFTAYNSQWYNASLHAQKMILFILLRSSKACNLNVGIFVASLECFASLIKTSVSYFTVMYSLEE